The sequence atgtaaaaaccgctgtgtgagttcgtgaagtgagttacagaatcgcaggacTGTTTCTCaacaaaaagttaaaataatctatGAACAATTGCAATCGCACAATAACAACTTTCTCTAATTAccgctattttaattttggccTTAGACGTAACACAAAgtagtaaaaaaattcatacaaataaaaaaaacagttatcGTAGTCAttctagtaaatatattattttcagacGAGATGCTGCTAAGAAAATGATCTCAGTGACTCTGCTATGTACTGTAGATGCTGAAGGAAACTATGACATGAAGGGGCGCCTATTATTTCTTCCCCTTGAAGGAAACGACAAGTTCCAAGTCAAACTTAGTAAGttgttcttaatatttatttatttatttaattataagtaatctttattatttaattataaaaatcataatattacaaaacaaacacttagacagtacaaaaagccaaaacagattacatagataaacaatatagtTTACGAAAAATGAACAATTTTGTGTGTCTTGTCGCATATGGagaaggaattttaaaagaaattaacgaCAGCAAATAGGGGCTATCGATCCGCCCATTAAGAATTTCATTTCATTCTCATATTTATGTCCATAAATCTCTCggttaaaatattcaatactaCGATCGTAGATATACAGTTCACCTTTCAATATGTAAGTAAAATTGCACCTCACTTGCCttgaacatattaaaaattataaaagaccaataattaaaatatgctaGTCATAAACACTTTAAGAAGATGGTACATCCAAAGCTAAGGCAAATAGGAGACTCTACAgtgcttttattataatattatattttttagacaaagcGATCTTCAAAGTAGAAGGTAAATATGATGAAATCACCAGAGATGGAAAGGCATACTGGGACATAAAAACCTGGGACCATGCATACAAACTGCAAGAAAAGTCGAGTGTCCATTTCGAAAATCTTTTCAACGGAAATAAGGACTTAGGTATGTTGTCATTAACTGAAAAGCGTTTGTTTGAACACGCTACTCTCAAAAGGTTACTGCCCAGGTAGGTACCGCGTTTTTGTAAGCAATTTCGCTGTAGTCCTCCAATATTACGGATGTTGATGACTAACCAAGGGATCGCACTAATACAAAAACTCGGAAATTTCAGAGCTATAAATTTATCGAGAATAACTATACATAGCATCATGAAATTAAGGCGTGTGAAACCACAGCGCACAGTTAGTCAATAGATAAGtccaaataaacaaattaaaacatactGTTTACGTTTTTGCGACCATGTGCTTCACATttcatttattgaaataataaagttatattcATAACTTAACGTTTCAaagtatttactttaaaacatttatgttacacacataagttttatatgtattaaacatatttatatttaatagctaAAGCTGCTCAAGATGTCATTGAAAGCAATGGAAACGAAATCATTGATGAGGTGGGTCCCCCAGTAGTCAAGGCAATCGTGTCCAGACTTGTGGAAGCAGTTCAGGAATTCTTCCACGCGATGCCCGCAGAAAACCTAGCTTTAGATTAAAGTTAAGagtattttaagtatattaaaattaaattaaagatgtatttataaatttatacacaataaatatacctcaaaatattagttttttttaaataaacccaAAAGTATACCCtactaaattaaaacacatttaaagatTCCCatcttacaattatttttcgtttGTAAAAATCAATAGTTGTGTATAGAATCCGTTACTACCACATTGTTGCACCTGCTTTAGCAAAATCAATGAGGAAAAATAGaggatttaaaattaattggtataattatcattaaattttatggcgtcttttttcacttatttttttcggtaaataactttaaccttttaataaactttcaaAATGGATTGTTTACCACATAGAGCCAACGAACAATTGACTCTGTAATTTGATCTAATAGTTAAAAggattttgtatgaaaatacagTTTTCCGAATGAAAgtataaagtttaattaataatttttataattaatgttaattaacccaattttacaacaaattaataatgatcatttttgaaatattaagacTAGGTAcgtaaaatttaacatttttattattaagcccTTATATTTCCatccttataaaaataatcatacttACAACATAACTCAAAAAAATCACTATTACTAATGTATGATATATAGTGTAgtgtaatgaataaaattcaataaaaatcattgcgtttatataaaaaaagactgGTAATATCATTGACATACTGCTATCGTAAATTCGTGCACCATAGCACTCTTTAAGCTCAGTTTTGTAACATGATCCGAGCAAACATAAAAACTTCTAATGATTTATATCACAAATTCTATTCTCACATTTGATAACTCGTATAAAACATTCCTACAGTAAATTACGTTAAACATGAAACTGTCATCGTTGTCTAAACGCTGGCATCATGTAGAACCATAAAAGAACAATTATTTCGGTTCTTCACAGAGGAGCCCATAAAACCGTCAACATGAACGTGAATATTTCTAACATATGGAAGATATAACGATTTGTGAGACATCTCGAATTAGATGTgctaaatcatttaaaaaacgtGGAAAGCTTATTATGACTATACTGTGATagatgattttattttgtatggtaTTTGAATTCATGGagcgtttttaaaaattatttctatgcTATTACACAGAAGCCCTTACGTAAATCAAAGCTAAATTCGTCGCATCATTAAGCgcaaaattcaattattaaataatacactatctattattaattctaattaatagataatgtattatttaataattgaattaattctaattaataatagtatagTATATCCTTTTTGGCAAATAAACAGGCCAGGTGCACAGAAGTTCCTCATACAACACGTAGGGCAAACTTTCTCCCACAACGCAAAATATGGCCAacacacaaaaatttaaaaatcgtaGAATTCTTCGTTGACGTTTACAtgtagttaattaatattgatgtAGTTTTGTACTCCCCTGTGTAatgtacaaattaaaattatttctataattatttggcttgttttgttttaacgtCACATCTTTAAACATTGTTAGAACACATCCGCCTTTATATTTCACTCGAGTATTTCTCCAAATACAATCCGaaagtcaatattttttatttacttatcctataaataacaaaacaatgaCGTCACGACTCGACCTCTATTAAAATCGTGTATCTTTTGTCTATTTTGACAAATAGATAATCACTGATGTAATCTATTTGGTAATAAGTCCGATGACTCGACACGAACAGAGCCATCGCATCGAGATCTATCTTCACATATTTCAAATTCTCAACTGCTTGTAAGCGAtccgaaaaatttaaattgaatcgTGAATCTTGTAAAACCTTTTCGCAAATAGATTATAGGATGGTCTTAGAAGTCAAAGTGCGCGATTGTTAGAACTATTTTCCCagttaaatttaatctaatctttaacattaaaaattattatcatttatagatattatgtttggaatattataattatttttttgtatatttatgttgtgattacagtaaatttttgtgtaattaataatgcatGTGGTCACCTCAgctgggagcgttcaagtattacgtaacgaatttagGAGGGGGGgaggtccttttgtaaaacattacgatgcggggcggggattgaattaagcGTTATTTTTCACTTTCCAGTACTCTACACcaacataatggtaacttttcaCGTctgaaacgttttactatacttgggtagagtactgtacttgggtacagaaaaacgttactgCGCGtaacatggggggggggtccaataatctacaaaatttgcatgacgtaatacttgaacgctccctatggtaaccaattataaaaacttaaaaagacATAAATCATTACAGATACTTTGTAACtgttctattttcaaaaactttaatattattaaaacaatagaaataaagttgACATATAAATCCTCTTTTGtgcaatagttttaaaaatcgaattcGTATAAATCAGGAATTGCTTGGATATCAGCGGCAGCGATTAAACATGTACGTCAGAGGGCAGCACCCTAGTTAGCTAACTGGCAATCAATAACAAACTCATTTATCTATCAGGGAACTTGACAGGACTTAACACTAGCCAAGTACATTcgcactttatttataatggacCTGTATTGTTACTgatatcaatatattaaagaaaagcattttatttatcacataatatttaacaacCAATTGTTTTGATTCGTAATTCGACCTTGTTATAAacttaatagaaatattttaatactagctggcctggcgaacatcgtaccgcctaacagtcgattctttattttttttaatacttattctgcaattcgggacaccggtctagctagtaagataaaaaaaagaaagttacaacaaatacattatgtcaaaaaaaaaatttactttcccggaacccctccactaacacttgaactttatgatatggtattaaagttcaaattgacttttaagtattattacgaatattttgtatgggaatatagaaaagtgttgtttttagacttttgcgttcaattttttaatttttctctccgtaagaaccatcctcgtacttcaaggaatattataaaaaaagaatcagacaaatcggtcaagccgttttcatgttatgtcgtgacaacggaaaacgggtttcatttttatatatatagataagtaAGTATATAATGACTAGCTAAG is a genomic window of Pieris napi chromosome 2, ilPieNapi1.2, whole genome shotgun sequence containing:
- the LOC125061090 gene encoding protein takeout-like; amino-acid sequence: MHSLVILNIIFVSIVCAIPVPFELTKCLSTDSKCLKSVTQALIPKFAPGLPIFNIKSLDPMEIEKVDASTPNLKLFLSNMKVTGLKGCTAKKVERDAAKKMISVTLLCTVDAEGNYDMKGRLLFLPLEGNDKFQVKLNKAIFKVEGKYDEITRDGKAYWDIKTWDHAYKLQEKSSVHFENLFNGNKDLAKAAQDVIESNGNEIIDEVGPPVVKAIVSRLVEAVQEFFHAMPAENLALD